The Plasmodium berghei ANKA genome assembly, chromosome: 12 region atTTCTCATTGTAGTGGCATTATTTGCTTGTAAAAGATCATACTATTTCCaagtttcattttttttgataaatataaaaccatattgtgaaatatataaatgggAAAGGTTTTCTTGTATGTAATGTATATTGGTAtcacaaattatataaatgtatattaaGTTTTATTGCTTTCAATATAAGATTACAatctcaaaaaaaaatatatactaatTTTTGTTAGAAATATTCGGAAAATTCTccctttatatttaataacatGGGGTCATCAAAAAACCTATTAATCGTTACATCCTCAGTAAGCCCCTTTCTTCGTCTAgtttttaacaaaaattcTCTAGCTAAATGTTGAATAGGTGAAGGTTCTAATGGCCTTAAAATAACTGATTTGTCTAAAGGATCTCCAGGTACAATGTGCCAATGATCAAACATGCTTAAACAAAATGCTTGTCCACTGGTATGGGTTCTTAAATCTGTTTCAAAACCAAATGATTCTATAGCAGGTATATACGCATGTACCATATACAATGGCGTTCCTACTTTTGGAAAATCTTTTAATACGTGACCTCTTCTTCTTGATAACACATTATATACTGAAGAAACAGAATCACCTGAACATATTATTTctgtaaataaaatgggTTCTAATAATCTCGGTGTagctaataaaaatgaagaataaATTGCTCTTCTTGTAGTCGGAATAATTTGGCCAGCTCCTCTATTAATTGGATCATCATCAATATCTGCtcttaatatttttaccttaacatttttcatattttcttctattAATGGCCCTTCTTTGGTAGCCCAACAAAATCcttgtattatattattttttattgaatataaattatctttatttgtttcattatataatgattcatccattaaaatatttggaCTATTGTTTTCAGGACCAAATTCCCAAATAGATCTTATAGATAATATATCCCaattatgtttatttgttaataaGGATATAACATCTTGATCTATGTTATAGTTTAATGTacttttccttttttctGTATCATCAtctaattttatatttttttcacgatttttttcatctttttccATCTCTTTATCACTATCATCATCAAATTTTTTCGAACtttcataattttccaATAGATCTACTCTTTTATCCCCCCTCttcattaataatttatccATTGTATGTAAATATTCATCTATGTTGCTATTctcatttttctttaaatgGACAAGTCCTTGAACAATATCATTCATTAACTCTTTTTGTATTGGCTCAgaaatcatatatattttattttttttatttggtgTTTCAGCAAAACAATTCAAAGCTGATGCTTCAGTAATTGTTTCATTAAATTGAACAACTGGATCTGAAACCTTTATTTCTAAATCaccatataattttcttaaaTCATGTAAAACACAATCAAGATATAATTCTCCAGTCCCTAGGATTATGTGTTCTCCAGATTCTTCTACTTTTGTAGATGCCAATGGATATgttttatcaatttttcTCAATCCATCTAACATTTTTGGTAATTCTGAAGGGTTTATAGGTTCACATGCAACTTTAAAAACGGAATTTgcacaaattatatatctaaactttttgttaaatggataaaatatttctgcATCCTCATCAtcgttaaaaaatattttttcatcatttaagTTATCTCTCATGGCACTTATATcagtattattatcattttttttttcaaatatttcttttttcttacttccttttttcttcatatttgttattgtgcatgttttatttacacATATATCAATTCCACctattaaaacaaaattaccAGCAGGAACCTCATCAACTTCTACTCTATATCTTCCTTCATATACCCATAAATGAGTGATAACTCGAGATATCATATCTTCGTCATCATCTAAAGTATATCCTTCCCCTAATATTCGAACGGTTTGTCCTTTTTTCAAAGTACCGCACATAACTCTACCAAATAAATCTAGCACTAAACATTCTGGCctatgataattttttattatatataccatTAAGTTATCTGTTTGATCCCCTTTTAAACATCTCATCATATCATAACACACTTTCGTTTTCAATGATCCAGAATATATACTtaaagttttattttttgcattttcTAAAGGGGATGGGCAATTATCTATTACTACATCTACAAATGCTGTAGTATCTTCAAAAATCATagtacatattttttttaataaatatttattattaaataaataatctgttttttttaaagttacatttaatttttttaaaaaaggtATTAGAAAATCTTTTTCTTCAGATGTTACATAAccaaatattttgtaaatagGGAAAAGAATAAATTCAACAAAACTTCTTTTCTGATTTGAATAAACAGGAGATGGtacaaatttaaatttttcttcatcataatatatatcaccccataaatattttgaaaattcatcaatgtttatattatatgagTTATGTAAATCACAATAAATTTTGCTAAATGATTTCaaactaaaaaatatccCATATAAGCTTGAACTAAACAATACATTGTTCTTTAGTGGTGATAATAGCCaaccatttttttcttcctCAGTTTTATTTAGCAAATTGCATATAGTTTCTATTTTCATGTTTATCTCTTCAAttgaataatttattttatgatatGCATCATTTGGGGGTAATCTTAAATccattattaatttgtctatacaatttattactaatattatttttacattttcatatatacatgcttttattacattttcaGTTACATACATACATCCATCTACTACATCTACAACCAAACAACAACATTCACATATATTAAGAGaacataaaaattcatcaaaaaaatttacatgTCCAGGGGTATCTATTatgttaaataaatatgatttatatttaagaTTTTCTGACTTTTTGTCtaacaatatattattaggAATGTTTTCATAaactttattttgaaaaattaatgatataGGTATAGATTTTATTGATAACCCTCGAGCTTGTTCATCTAGTCGTGTATCTGTATAACTAGTTAAACAATCCATTATCTTACTATTATATGgagttatttttttttcatttttatttatatttttttttataacttcATCAAATTCGTCACTTAATTTGAAGAAACTAACACTACTGCTTccactattattatttcctcTACCActtttatttacaaaataataatctccttttgttttttctcGAGTATATTCAATCAATCTATCCACTAAAGTAGTTTTTCCATGATGAAAATGCCCCGCAATGCATATGTTtctaataaaatttgtatgtGGCATTAATTCAGAAAGATATTTAAAactaaaattattatttggcAATGATGTTTCTACtaaatcaaaattttttctatttgcTTCTAcatctaatttttttataaaacttATTCTTTCTACATttgcatttattttatttatggtTGCTTGCTCAATATCTTGAGTATCTTCTTCTTCAATAAAAACTTCAGCAccatcatatatttttttcaaatcatcgatatcattttcatccATTTTATCATCTTTATTTCCCCttgtattataattatcctcatcatcttcttcttcttcattttcatctttaCTTTCTACATTACTATTTAACTCCtcacttttattttcactATCTCCATCTTTGGATTCATCAACTTCATCGGAATATTCTTCTTCATCACTATCTATATCATCTCCTATATAATTCCCAAATTCATCatataaattgttttttgaTTCCATTTCAAGAATACtatatctttatatatgtatgcataAACTTGGAAAAAAcactatatattaattttgatgatttttccaatttttttatatttagtaaaaaaacaaatttaataaaaatgggaTATGCAAATACATTACTAACACCATCTGCATATCCtggtatttattttatcatttctcaattcttaattttgtttgtttCTTCTCTACTttcgtttttatttttaaatacaatACATAACATACATAAATACTTACATtcatttatacatatatgttcATCTTATATTAATACTGTAATTCCCTTTTATGCTCTTCCATTATTAATTGGTGTGTTTTTTATCACTGTATcttcttttaataaattttgtatttatatattttattttttttgttttcacACTTTCTACTTATCTATAATTAAgactttatttattttttttttataaaaagtgATGAGAATTTTCGTTCTAttgataaattatttttgctAAAATTGTCCTAGCAATAATACAAGTCAAATagaaatttattatttatcaCTTTCTTATAATTcctttaatattattatttttttttttattcatcttattttatatcatcattattatatcgTTGATTggctatatttttttttatggtATTATAggtatacatatattttaatatgttgaataatcataatttatatattcagaaaatttatttaaaaaattatggcgttataaaataatgcatTTGCATTTAAGGAAAGTATCACTTAACAATTactcttatttttttttgaaaaagtAGAAAATATcaagaatataaattatattgtaatgttattataaaacaggatttattttttctgattttttaatttatcttATGGAGAAAAACCCTCAAAATGCCCCAATTATCCATTTggttaaaataatatacccaggtttatttttctttatttctcttctttttttcttctttttttttcgccCTTTTTGCAAGTTATGAGTATGGATTTTCTACATTTTTCCAAAAGCAACCCTACTGATATAAGGtcaatttataattttatttcacatTTTATGTGATGTTCGCTAgcttaatatataaattattgtaAGACGCATTTTCAAAATGATAACTTTTATAGAATTAAAAACTTATTCcattatctatatttaataaaatggagataaaaaaatgagaaaaaaaatagagaaAACTAATTAAGACTAAAGATATCTTTTTCGAAATTATACACATTATAGTATTCGCTCAAATAAAACTATGATTTTCTTTcattctatatttattttctttatgtTAAAGATGATCATAAGAAGTGTTATGGTATATCTTCATTTTGTACATATAGCAAatatcattataaaaatgaaaagtaCACTATATGCACTGTTtgcttttttatattcttcacacacatatattttcacatataaattaatgtatattattatattctcTTTATTTCTccatttcttttataaaataaaaatcgtTTTCTTtgtcaaaaatattatgaaaaagaaattatgtaaaaataagaCAAAACGGGCAAGAGAAAAACGAAGTTTATATATGAGCATTTAAGAAGGGTACGCATAAAACCTGatatatccattttttcattaaaaaaataaaaacaatagtAGTAATAGTACAATATAATAggaatacaaaaaataaacaagtCGGAAACATAACTAACGCCCCAAATAAGgactatatataattcaatGGATGTAAACAATTATGTAGTTTCAATGAATATTAAAAAGCTGAGAAATGAGTTTGTACAGAGCATACTGAAAGATGaggaatataaaaaaaaagacgataaaaaaaaggatatAGTAAAAACATGTAAAAGTTATAAAGAATTTTGTGATATAGTAAGTGTAATCAATATGAAaccaattaaaaaatatgaagaaaaagTTACATATGAAGATTATGTAAATATGAACCtttctataaataatttagataacttaaaaaaaaaaaaaaatcgccttaaatttttttctatggactatttggaaaataatcaaaaagCCGATCAAAATTATCCCCTTTTAAATGATAACCAATCAATaatacgaaaaaaaataaaacaattcttgtaaaataacatatcatttaataatagtaCACCAAATTATGTCTAACGAAATTGTTTCTATTGATAAATACTAACTCTAAATTTAACTATACACacataatatacatatattgaattgtcgtaaaaaaaataataaattttatcataattttttttttttttttcgattttcttttttagaaatattttggacaacaataaaaacaattactacaaatttataaaatttaattataactGCGACGAAATAAAAGAcgtaataaattttataaaaaataattggaATATTTTCTTTGAGATTGACCAAGTGGATGctcataataatataataatgggTAATGAAcagataaataaaaagaacAATTTTACATTCTCAAATTTAatacactttttttttaatttactTAAATATTGgaatgaagaaaaattatttctttattttacCCACGAAGAACTAAAAGATATTAATTCAAATATCAACATTATTGCTcaaaatgtgaaaaataaaaaatcatcTTCCAATGtaaatcatataataaatgacaTTGAATACTATATAAAAAGCATCGATTTATGAGAATGAGAAAATGCAaaattgttcatatttttattattatattatttccatattttttatgtatacctttttattctttaatattaaaatttcgTTATATGAGATACGGGCCTTAAAATGCTTATTTATGGAACTCGCCTACATATAACTTATAGACCATAAAATGAcaattcatattttcttaggaaaataataataaatattatcttattttttattttaaaagtttataatgaatattGGTAAGTATATTTCAGCATtctattaattaaaatgtaCTCTACATATTTACATTCACAAACATACcgatataaatacatatcATGTAGGggtgtaaaaaaattatatgtttttatccttatatatatccaaaGTTTTCCAAAATTTTGCGTTCTTCTGGTTTAATTAATCCTAATGCCtcttcttttatttttttcttttcatttaatgtgttaattttttttttgtaatatattttgctaAGTTCTTTTCGAactttttcctttttttttactaattCATCATAATTCCAACCAACTCTTGAACTTAATGTGCCTAACCTACAGAAATGTCGGTGCTTTTGTAATCTAAATGCTCTTAGTGCACCAGGAAGTAcatacttttttttcttatcaTATGGATATGGCATACCTACAAGAACCTTTAATTTACTTAAAGCTATTTTTCCCTTTGGAGTTTTGTGTGGTAACATTCCTCTAACACATCtccataatatttttgatggTTCTCTTAAATGAAGTGGTCCCTTTTTAGGGTTTGTATTAGTTCTTAATCTTAAAAATTCTTGATACTTTAGTTTATTTCTGTACAAACTTCCTGATATGTCAATATCTTCACACCTAACTGCGACTATTCTTTGTCCATTTAATAGTTCCTTGGCAATAATGGAAGCTAACCTTCCCAACATATGCCCTTTACAATCAATAACATAttcctaaaaaaaaattaataatatataacaaaataaatactcataatattttatcttgAAAcctattaaaaaatatataactcacaaaatgaaaaatatgaaaccTATGcaacattatttttctcattATTATCTCCCCCTCCTctcaaattataaatacattatttcttttttccataattttactaaaatattttattcgtgtttctttttataaagaaaataaataatttttttaacccAACATATCAAGCtcaaacaaataatatcccaacaatataaataaacatatatttatgtaaaacgcctattcatatatataaaatctTTTATATCTCAATAACTATCAATATATACTTACCTTTTTgtacattttatatagatccaattgtaaatataattttaattgtattttgaaaaagttacaaaaattcaaatcacataaaatttatttctttaaatgTTGCAATTATGTATACAAAAAAAGTGTCAcatttgtaaatatatttataaaatcattaaataaaaaatattttttttttacaatatatatatatatacataaattattaaaaagggatttttaaaaaaggaaGTATTATAGATAAATAAGCAGTTAcatatttatgcatataaaataaatgagcatattattaatattatataaaaatataaatattatatatgtatatattttttatagagatattcaaattaataacttatatagtaaaaatatatttccttcatatatacatacatatatataatattacatataCTTGGGGGattgaaaatattcttacaaaattttgataattactatatttatatccgcataatatttacatttatttttatttttttcatggatataataaaaaaaacgttataatatataggTATATTTTCCAACCCTTTCTTTCaacataatattattgCAAATCTGACGGTATATAGTTATGTATAATGTAATTATATTAGCactttatttaaaaaaaaggaatttaattaattttatgttttattctTAATAAACAGGAACAAATTGTTAAATTAAAGTAGGGTActtcattaaaaaaaaaaatcataaatattatcaatatttaataaaattttataatattaataattactgaatttaatttttttgtttttttgttttttttgaagtTTTTTAAGAGTCAAAAAAGGAATGACAAAAATACGATCAAAAGCAAAAAAGCTTTTTTCCATTATcctataatatttatttgtactTATACgttattttgataaaatatataaaaataattgaaaaatggaaaatgctaattataatatatgttagttatattattatataaatttactAATTATCcctatttaatataaatatttatttcaccCCCTACCCCTTGGCTCTCTAGTGGATACACCActgaataataaaaaaaattaatttacaTATTAGTGTAAGAAAATCTATAATGtctcatttttatttataattatatatatatatatataaatgtaatatttatttacttaaattttaatttggaaaaatataactatttcaattttatacCATATAAAATAGCACCCGAATATGTATTTGTTTTCTAGCCATAAAACtgttgttttattttataaataatctGGGCGCACATAAAACACGTTATTTATATACGtagtacatatatacaccTAAATTAcctgaatatataaaacttCATAACTTAtagaataaatattcaaagGGAATATAcgtattaaattttaatggATTTTAAGAACATACACagttacatattttaaggttaaaatttgtttaatatCAAACATACAATACAATGaacaatttatatttttttcacctattttatttttccatatatatGCCCTTAAAAGtctattaaaatttaacaTTGCACACACATACTGAAATGCCTAAAATATGCTCATAAAATAGTAAcacattttatttcctatttaaaatatgctAGCTAATTTCAATAATCACAAAAAGTATACACAAtgtatatttcatattaaagaaaaaaacatttatgGCAACGGAAATTTccaataaatgaaaaataaataatatgtttctatataaatgtattaaaaagtaaaatattatctatatattcaaaatgtaaaaatagtTTTTAAATGGCTACAACCCCatcaacaaaaaaaaaatatatatattgaacACAACAATACAACACAATCGAGTAATCGCCTTAATGAGCAAActcaaaaaatgatttttttaaataatcactcgttttatataaacggtatgtaaaaataataatcaaatgtgaatataaaatatacatgtacaataaaaattaaaaaattgtaaatttataattatgtagaaatatgcaaaaacggtgaaatataaaatataatgtgCTTATAAATTCCCATTTTAAGTGGGtaaatttcaaaaaaaaaaaaaaaaaaacatttatgTATAGTGTATAACTACATCCTTGtattgttataaaaatattgatatCTTTCATAAATTTCAATTTCCCAATCCAACCCTTCAAgtatatatcaaataagTAGCGTTATCTTCTCGGCGTAATACCCattcatttttctttttataagtaatatttataaaattatccgacaaaaataaataacttaatttaattttagaCAATTGTATGTCTCTTGAGCATTTTGATTGTACTTTTAAAAATCCACTAAACAATCCAGCATTTGAACAATTccaaattttaaaagaaaaatctAATTTTGAATAAGATGCTAAACATGTTCCAGtagaattaaaattaatacaGTTTACACTTTTTGTATGTccttgaaatatttttaatttttttgcattttttaaatcatataaatatatacacttATTAGAATTATTTGCTACAGCTAATCTTTGAGTAAACTTATTAAATGCACAAATCGAAAAGTTTTTTACTAATGTATAAATTAAACTGGTTGATAATTTTAAGCATAACATCCTTACATTATTTGATGGATCCAATGAAATTAGCaatatatctataattatattcatataataattaaatatccatttataattttttatcaatattattaacaaaaataatattttatttatatataatacacgtttttgtaaattattacttatatattgtagtgtctttaaaaataaaaatggttCAATACGtcctatatttattaaaatttttaagaaactaatattatttaatgacaaggtatataattcaaaaatatttaaaataaaatgacatatacttatataattattctCGTTGAATGggcattttttatttgaaaatattttatttatattacacAATTcagcatatattttttttttttgatcctccataaatttaaacttatttatgttatcattatttccttcattttccatattattaacaataaTTTCACCATCTTCCCCAGATCCACTTGTTTTACAAACAACAGTTTTTAATTCACTATTTTCTTCTGATATAGCGTTTTCATATGAACTTAATTctaaattttgtttttcataattttgttcattcatattattattattatcattatcagatttcattatataatcCTCCatgcaattttttaaattaatttcgCTTGAAGAATGATGTAAAGATTCATTACCTAATGTATttactaatatataataattcttcaaatttttataaaaattttcatttataatttgttcgttacaaataaaatcatcatcttttatatttatactaaAATTGGTATATGTaacatttttcatattattagtaaaaatacctttttgtattaataaaacaaaatccCAAGTTATTGAAAAACTTAAAGACAATAGATgtata contains the following coding sequences:
- a CDS encoding U5 small nuclear ribonucleoprotein component, putative, which gives rise to MESKNNLYDEFGNYIGDDIDSDEEEYSDEVDESKDGDSENKSEELNSNVESKDENEEEEDDEDNYNTRGNKDDKMDENDIDDLKKIYDGAEVFIEEEDTQDIEQATINKINANVERISFIKKLDVEANRKNFDLVETSLPNNNFSFKYLSELMPHTNFIRNICIAGHFHHGKTTLVDRLIEYTREKTKGDYYFVNKSGRGNNNSGSSSVSFFKLSDEFDEVIKKNINKNEKKITPYNSKIMDCLTSYTDTRLDEQARGLSIKSIPISLIFQNKVYENIPNNILLDKKSENLKYKSYLFNIIDTPGHVNFFDEFLCSLNICECCCLVVDVVDGCMYVTENVIKACIYENVKIILVINCIDKLIMDLRLPPNDAYHKINYSIEEINMKIETICNLLNKTEEEKNGWLLSPLKNNVLFSSSLYGIFFSLKSFSKIYCDLHNSYNINIDEFSKYLWGDIYYDEEKFKFVPSPVYSNQKRSFVEFILFPIYKIFGYVTSEEKDFLIPFLKKLNVTLKKTDYLFNNKYLLKKICTMIFEDTTAFVDVVIDNCPSPLENAKNKTLSIYSGSLKTKVCYDMMRCLKGDQTDNLMVYIIKNYHRPECLVLDLFGRVMCGTLKKGQTVRILGEGYTLDDDEDMISRVITHLWVYEGRYRVEVDEVPAGNFVLIGGIDICVNKTCTITNMKKKGSKKKEIFEKKNDNNTDISAMRDNLNDEKIFFNDDEDAEIFYPFNKKFRYIICANSVFKVACEPINPSELPKMLDGLRKIDKTYPLASTKVEESGEHIILGTGELYLDCVLHDLRKLYGDLEIKVSDPVVQFNETITEASALNCFAETPNKKNKIYMISEPIQKELMNDIVQGLVHLKKNENSNIDEYLHTMDKLLMKRGDKRVDLLENYESSKKFDDDSDKEMEKDEKNREKNIKLDDDTEKRKSTLNYNIDQDVISLLTNKHNWDILSIRSIWEFGPENNSPNILMDESLYNETNKDNLYSIKNNIIQGFCWATKEGPLIEENMKNVKVKILRADIDDDPINRGAGQIIPTTRRAIYSSFLLATPRLLEPILFTEIICSGDSVSSVYNVLSRRRGHVLKDFPKVGTPLYMVHAYIPAIESFGFETDLRTHTSGQAFCLSMFDHWHIVPGDPLDKSVILRPLEPSPIQHLAREFLLKTRRRKGLTEDVTINRFFDDPMLLNIKGEFSEYF
- a CDS encoding 60S ribosomal protein L13, putative — protein: MYKKEYVIDCKGHMLGRLASIIAKELLNGQRIVAVRCEDIDISGSLYRNKLKYQEFLRLRTNTNPKKGPLHLREPSKILWRCVRGMLPHKTPKGKIALSKLKVLVGMPYPYDKKKKYVLPGALRAFRLQKHRHFCRLGTLSSRVGWNYDELVKKKEKVRKELSKIYYKKKINTLNEKKKIKEEALGLIKPEERKILENFGYI